The Leucoraja erinacea ecotype New England chromosome 22, Leri_hhj_1, whole genome shotgun sequence genome includes a region encoding these proteins:
- the LOC129707750 gene encoding fructose-2,6-bisphosphatase TIGAR-like isoform X3 codes for MGVQGGETRYNKAKLLQGQGVDEPLSQFGFKQAEAAGEFLSNIKFTHVFSSDLQRAKQTASTIVLKNSHGSKLEIICDTRLRERKYGIVEGKPLNELRAMAKAAGEKCPFFTPPGAETVDEVQARAEDFLSHLCQLLMKITEKDSAPEQLDKVAVDLGDSHTSLKNPSCVDLNGSDINDDNSDTPVANVLIVSHGGFIRQWVRHFVEDLKCRLPQSFDESKAFSVCPNTAVSSFTLTFNQVVSFSPSIICNYLYNCSHLDGITL; via the exons ATGGGCGTGCAAGG TGGTGAAACAAGATATAATAAAGCAAAACTCCTTCAAG GACAAGGAGTGGACGAACCACTGTCCCAGTTTGGTTTCAAGCAAGCTGAAGCTGCAGGCGAGTTTCTCAGCAACATCAAGTTCACTCATGTTTTCTCAAGCGACCTACAGCGTGCTAAGCAG ACGGCATCTACTATTGTATTAAAAAATAGTCATGGATCTAAACTTGAAATAATCTGTGATACAAGGCTTCGAGAAAGA AAATATGGGATTGTTGAAGGAAAGCCCCTGAACGAACTCAGGGCGATGGCAAAGGCTGCAGGAGAGAAGTGTCCTTTTTTCACACCaccaggagctgagactgtggaTGAA GTTCAGGCTCGTGCAGAGGATTTTTTAAGTCATTTATGTCAACTTCTTATGAAAATTACAGAAAAAGATAGTGCACCAGAGCAGCTTGATAAAGTTGCTGTTGATTTAGGAGATTCGCACACTTCACTAAAAAATCCAAGCTGTGTGGACTTAAATGGTTCTGATATAAATGATGACAATTCGGATACCCCAGTGGCTAACGTGCTTATAGTCAGTCACGGTGGATTTATTCGGCAATGGGTTAGGCATTTTGTAGAGGATCTGAAATGTCGTTTACCACAATCCTTTGACGAGTCTAAGGCATTTTCTGTCTGTCCAAATACGGCAGTAAGCAGTTTTACCCTTACTTTTAATCAGGTGGTTAGCTTTTCTCCTTCCATAATATGCAACTATTTATATAATTGTAGCCATCTTGATGGCATTACTCTGTAA
- the LOC129707750 gene encoding fructose-2,6-bisphosphatase TIGAR-like isoform X2, whose product MRKVSVVLVRHGETRYNKAKLLQGQGVDEPLSQFGFKQAEAAGEFLSNIKFTHVFSSDLQRAKQTASTIVLKNSHGSKLEIICDTRLRERKYGIVEGKPLNELRAMAKAAGEKCPFFTPPGAETVDEVQARAEDFLSHLCQLLMKITEKDSAPEQLDKVAVDLGDSHTSLKNPSCVDLNGSDINDDNSDTPVANVLIVSHGGFIRQWVRHFVEDLKCRLPQSFDESKAFSVCPNTAVSSFTLTFNQVVSFSPSIICNYLYNCSHLDGITL is encoded by the exons atgaGGAAGGTCAGCGTTGTCTTGGTCCGGCA TGGTGAAACAAGATATAATAAAGCAAAACTCCTTCAAG GACAAGGAGTGGACGAACCACTGTCCCAGTTTGGTTTCAAGCAAGCTGAAGCTGCAGGCGAGTTTCTCAGCAACATCAAGTTCACTCATGTTTTCTCAAGCGACCTACAGCGTGCTAAGCAG ACGGCATCTACTATTGTATTAAAAAATAGTCATGGATCTAAACTTGAAATAATCTGTGATACAAGGCTTCGAGAAAGA AAATATGGGATTGTTGAAGGAAAGCCCCTGAACGAACTCAGGGCGATGGCAAAGGCTGCAGGAGAGAAGTGTCCTTTTTTCACACCaccaggagctgagactgtggaTGAA GTTCAGGCTCGTGCAGAGGATTTTTTAAGTCATTTATGTCAACTTCTTATGAAAATTACAGAAAAAGATAGTGCACCAGAGCAGCTTGATAAAGTTGCTGTTGATTTAGGAGATTCGCACACTTCACTAAAAAATCCAAGCTGTGTGGACTTAAATGGTTCTGATATAAATGATGACAATTCGGATACCCCAGTGGCTAACGTGCTTATAGTCAGTCACGGTGGATTTATTCGGCAATGGGTTAGGCATTTTGTAGAGGATCTGAAATGTCGTTTACCACAATCCTTTGACGAGTCTAAGGCATTTTCTGTCTGTCCAAATACGGCAGTAAGCAGTTTTACCCTTACTTTTAATCAGGTGGTTAGCTTTTCTCCTTCCATAATATGCAACTATTTATATAATTGTAGCCATCTTGATGGCATTACTCTGTAA
- the LOC129707750 gene encoding fructose-2,6-bisphosphatase TIGAR-like isoform X1 → MNQAAALGRLFIGETRYNKAKLLQGQGVDEPLSQFGFKQAEAAGEFLSNIKFTHVFSSDLQRAKQTASTIVLKNSHGSKLEIICDTRLRERKYGIVEGKPLNELRAMAKAAGEKCPFFTPPGAETVDEVQARAEDFLSHLCQLLMKITEKDSAPEQLDKVAVDLGDSHTSLKNPSCVDLNGSDINDDNSDTPVANVLIVSHGGFIRQWVRHFVEDLKCRLPQSFDESKAFSVCPNTAVSSFTLTFNQVVSFSPSIICNYLYNCSHLDGITL, encoded by the exons ATGAACCAGGCGGCAGCCCTCGGCAGATTGTTCAT TGGTGAAACAAGATATAATAAAGCAAAACTCCTTCAAG GACAAGGAGTGGACGAACCACTGTCCCAGTTTGGTTTCAAGCAAGCTGAAGCTGCAGGCGAGTTTCTCAGCAACATCAAGTTCACTCATGTTTTCTCAAGCGACCTACAGCGTGCTAAGCAG ACGGCATCTACTATTGTATTAAAAAATAGTCATGGATCTAAACTTGAAATAATCTGTGATACAAGGCTTCGAGAAAGA AAATATGGGATTGTTGAAGGAAAGCCCCTGAACGAACTCAGGGCGATGGCAAAGGCTGCAGGAGAGAAGTGTCCTTTTTTCACACCaccaggagctgagactgtggaTGAA GTTCAGGCTCGTGCAGAGGATTTTTTAAGTCATTTATGTCAACTTCTTATGAAAATTACAGAAAAAGATAGTGCACCAGAGCAGCTTGATAAAGTTGCTGTTGATTTAGGAGATTCGCACACTTCACTAAAAAATCCAAGCTGTGTGGACTTAAATGGTTCTGATATAAATGATGACAATTCGGATACCCCAGTGGCTAACGTGCTTATAGTCAGTCACGGTGGATTTATTCGGCAATGGGTTAGGCATTTTGTAGAGGATCTGAAATGTCGTTTACCACAATCCTTTGACGAGTCTAAGGCATTTTCTGTCTGTCCAAATACGGCAGTAAGCAGTTTTACCCTTACTTTTAATCAGGTGGTTAGCTTTTCTCCTTCCATAATATGCAACTATTTATATAATTGTAGCCATCTTGATGGCATTACTCTGTAA